The genomic stretch CTTCACTCTTTCTAATTTCCTATCCGTATCCAGAGTCCTACTTCTTCCTTTTTTCATTCAATTCACTCGAAAACATATAGAGTCCCCTCGTAGTGGTGAATATTTACTCCTTGCGATCGGTACCTGCGTTCTCGCAGTTCTCACTGATTTTCTGGATGGATTCTTGGCTCGTTTGCTCAGCCAAGAATCGGTATTAGGGAAATATTTAGATCCGATTTGCGATAAGATCGTAACCATAGGCGGTCTTTCCGTGATCGTTCATTACTATCAATTTCCACTTTGGATCCTTCTCATTTATATCCTAAGAGAGCTCTTGGGAGTTTGGTTAGGTGGATTTCTCTACTTAAAGAGAGGAATCCAAGGAAAACCGAACTGGTGGGGAAAATTCGGAGTCGGGCTCGTTGCAGTAAGCGTGCTCTGGTATATGACCCTTCCTCTGGTCGGTCCCCTTTTGGAAGAAACTCACTTCTTTCAGCATCCTGAATATTCGGGCTATGTCCTTGTTCTCATCCTGATCCTTGGCGTCGTTGCTTATGCTCGCAGATACTGGGATATAGTTTTCCATCCGGAAAGATTCAAGTTGGATCCGGAAGACAAAAAGCAGAAGAAGAAATACCAACTGGTCTAAGTCGGAATACTTGATCGAATTTCCTTGACAGGTCCAAGCCCTCACCCATGCTGTCAATCGCGACCGCTCGGGTGGTGGAATTGGTAGACACGCAAGCTTGAGGTGCTTGTGCCGGTTCGGTGTAGGGGTTCGAGTCCCCTCTCGAGCAAATGCTTCTACCTAAAAGACCTCTCCTCACTTCGAAAAAATCGAATCCTCAGTAGAACTTTTATGGCATCCGGTCCTCTCTCCGTTAAAGAATTCTTAGATAAAGCCAAACTTGTTTCTTATGGTTTTTTCGGATTACTTCTTCTTTTCCTCATTCTGTTCTTCTCCGCTCCCTTTCTCTTGGTATCGAAAGCGGATCCAAAAAAATCGGACGCACTCATCGTAGAAGCGATCGAAACTGGAAAAAAAGATAAGTTCAAACAAGCAGCTGCCCTCTGGAAAAAAGGCTTAGCCCCAGTTATCGTAGTATTATATTCTCCCGTTACTCCAGAATCCGATATAGGTATCTCCTCGGATGTAACGAACTCACTCCAAGCATACCTAACGTCTCTTGGAGTGGATGAAAATAAGGTCCTCGTGTACACAATCCAGGCTGGACCTCAGGAATTTCCCAAAACACTTCTGAAGATCGCCTTGGATCGTCAGTGG from Leptospira semungkisensis encodes the following:
- a CDS encoding CDP-alcohol phosphatidyltransferase family protein, coding for MLHEKKPKDLLEDRIFTLSNFLSVSRVLLLPFFIQFTRKHIESPRSGEYLLLAIGTCVLAVLTDFLDGFLARLLSQESVLGKYLDPICDKIVTIGGLSVIVHYYQFPLWILLIYILRELLGVWLGGFLYLKRGIQGKPNWWGKFGVGLVAVSVLWYMTLPLVGPLLEETHFFQHPEYSGYVLVLILILGVVAYARRYWDIVFHPERFKLDPEDKKQKKKYQLV